The following DNA comes from Paraburkholderia sp. PGU19.
ACCGGCTATGCCGTTGATTTCAACTGGCTGCAAGTCGATGCCTTCGACGAGAAAGGCAAGCCGAAGCATCAGCGTGGTGTTTCGAAAGAACCAGGCATCTATTTTTTGGGTCTTCCGTGGCTGTCGCGTCGCGGTTCTGCATTCATCTGGGGCGTGTGGCATGACGCGAAGCACATTGCAGATCACATCGCCACGCAGCGCAAATATCTCGCGTACTACGACGCGCCCGATAGCCACTCCAAGGCGCCGAATGACGATGCCGTAGCCGATTCACGCATTCACAAAGTCAGCGAACTCGACCTGAGTTGACTCGCACGCGAACGCGATCCGCATTCTCCCTTTATTTCGTATCAAGGTGCATTGATGAGCCAACCTACGCATACCCGTATCCGCATGTTCAACACGAAGGACACGTACCCGAACCAGACGCTCGACAACGACCTGTGTCAGGCCGTGCGCGCGGGCAATACGGTGTACGTCCGTGGCCAGGTAGGGACCAGTTTCGACGGGCAGCTCGTAGGACTCGGCGATCCGCGCGCACAGGCCGAGCAGGCGATGAAGAACGTCAAGCAGTTGCTCGAAGAAGCGGGCAGCGACATGTCGCACATCGTCAAGACTACTACGTTTCTGACGGACGTGAGGTATCGCGAGCCCGTGTATCAGGAAGTCGGCAAGTGGCTCAAGGGTGTGTTCCCGATTTCGACGGGCCTGGTCGTCACGGCTTTGGGTCAACCGCAGTGGCTGATGGAGATCGACGTGATCGCCGTTATTCCGGAAGGATGGACGCGGTCTCAGGATTGAGGAACACGACATGACTTTTTCTATCGTCGGACGTTGTGCGCAAACCGGGCAACTCGGCATCGCGATCAGTTCGTCGAGCATCGCAGTGGGCGCGCGATGCCCGTGGTTGCGCGCAGGCGTCGGCGCAGTGGCGACGCAGAACGTGACGTTGCCCGCGCTCGGTCCGCAGATTCTCGATCTGCTGGAGCACACGCTACTCGAACCCGCCGCGGCGCTGGACCGTGCGCTCGGGGCGAACGACTGGAGCGAGTATCGACAGGTCACGGTGATCGACGCCAGCGGACGCACCGCGTTTTTCAGCGGCAAGCAGGCGCTAGGCACGTATCACGCGGTGGCGGGCGAGCAATGCGTCGCGGCGGGCAACATGCTTGCGGGCATCCACGTGATCGAGGCGATGGCGCCTGCATTCGCGAGTGCGAATGGCGCGCTGGCCGATCGCCTGCTCGCGGCGATGCATGCCGCGATGGCGGCGGGCGGCGAAGCGGGCCCTGTGCATTCGGCGGCGCTGAAGATCGTCGGCGATCAGAGCTGGCCGATCGTGGATTTGCGCATCGACTGGGCCGACGACGATCCCCTCGGCAAGCTCGACGGCCTCTGGCAAGCGTACAAGCCGCAAATGCAGGATTACGTGACCCGTGCGCTCAATCCAACGGCCGCGCCGAGTTATGGAGTGCCGGGCGATGAGTGACAATTCGAGCCGCGCGCTGCTCGAACGGCTGATCGGATTTCCCACCGTCAGCCGGGACTCCAATCTGGAGATGATCGGTTTCATCCGGCACTACCTCGGCGATCTCGGTGTTCGAAGCGAGCTGTTCTACAACGCCGAGCGCACGAAGGCGAATCTGTTCGCGACGATCGGACCCGATGATAGCGGCGGCATCGTGCTATCCGGTCACACCGACGTGGTGCCTGTC
Coding sequences within:
- a CDS encoding RidA family protein, coding for MSQPTHTRIRMFNTKDTYPNQTLDNDLCQAVRAGNTVYVRGQVGTSFDGQLVGLGDPRAQAEQAMKNVKQLLEEAGSDMSHIVKTTTFLTDVRYREPVYQEVGKWLKGVFPISTGLVVTALGQPQWLMEIDVIAVIPEGWTRSQD
- a CDS encoding DUF1028 domain-containing protein — its product is MTFSIVGRCAQTGQLGIAISSSSIAVGARCPWLRAGVGAVATQNVTLPALGPQILDLLEHTLLEPAAALDRALGANDWSEYRQVTVIDASGRTAFFSGKQALGTYHAVAGEQCVAAGNMLAGIHVIEAMAPAFASANGALADRLLAAMHAAMAAGGEAGPVHSAALKIVGDQSWPIVDLRIDWADDDPLGKLDGLWQAYKPQMQDYVTRALNPTAAPSYGVPGDE